A window of the Desulfatirhabdium butyrativorans DSM 18734 genome harbors these coding sequences:
- a CDS encoding invasin domain 3-containing protein, whose protein sequence is MTFSGCGSSGGLVEIGGGITLSADPTVIAADGKSASVITATITSTGGTAVPIGTEVNFSTDLGRFSNGATAFTTTIGNSTGTITVSLIAGTVEGTATVKCSAGGASQTIQIYIGNVAISTVTLNASPNSIAASGVQSASITATIKDTLGKAVKAGTSVSFRTTLGFFSNKSQVYGTQTDSNGIAYATLFAGDTTGIAEITCTAGGVSSVTYVEITVNTKPTPGEVSNIALSASPLSIKADGISSSTITAILTDSNGTAVAMGTPVTFATNLGSFSNAAKTFSTTTSGTDGKATATLFAGTTPGNAKITASSGSVSSIIYIEFKSF, encoded by the coding sequence ATGACGTTTTCCGGATGTGGATCGAGTGGTGGGCTGGTCGAAATTGGTGGCGGCATTACGCTTTCCGCCGACCCCACCGTGATTGCGGCAGACGGGAAAAGTGCTTCGGTGATAACGGCAACCATTACATCGACAGGGGGAACAGCGGTCCCGATCGGCACTGAAGTAAACTTTTCGACGGACCTGGGTCGTTTCAGCAATGGCGCAACCGCCTTTACGACAACAATCGGGAATTCGACCGGCACGATTACCGTAAGCCTCATTGCGGGAACTGTTGAGGGAACGGCCACTGTCAAATGCAGCGCCGGGGGTGCATCGCAGACCATCCAGATCTACATCGGAAACGTCGCCATTTCGACGGTCACGCTGAACGCTTCTCCAAACAGCATTGCAGCGAGCGGTGTGCAATCCGCTTCGATTACGGCGACCATAAAAGATACCTTGGGCAAGGCTGTTAAAGCCGGAACGTCTGTTTCGTTCCGAACGACACTGGGTTTTTTCTCAAACAAAAGCCAGGTATATGGCACGCAAACGGATTCCAATGGAATTGCGTATGCAACGCTTTTCGCCGGAGATACGACGGGTATTGCTGAAATTACCTGCACGGCCGGTGGGGTCAGCTCTGTCACCTATGTGGAGATTACGGTCAATACAAAGCCGACACCCGGAGAGGTGTCCAATATTGCCCTGAGCGCTTCGCCTCTGTCAATCAAAGCGGATGGAATCAGCTCCTCGACCATTACCGCTATTTTAACCGACAGTAATGGTACGGCTGTAGCGATGGGAACGCCGGTGACTTTTGCGACGAATCTCGGATCGTTTTCAAATGCAGCCAAAACATTTTCAACAACGACTTCTGGAACGGATGGGAAAGCGACGGCTACCCTGTTTGCCGGAACAACGCCTGGAAATGCAAAGATCACTGCCAGCTCGGGATCGGTCAGCAGCATCATCTATATAGAGTTCAAATCATTTTAG
- a CDS encoding class I SAM-dependent methyltransferase has product MEPALRDLRKSALAMAPIESGMRILDIACGTGLQMAESECQGCHSYGIDMSQSMLRQAVRKRHAASTLWIRADATHSPFPSEAFDRISIVYALHEMPMGTRIRVLREAKRMLRKNGVFLLIDYDAQKEVWTGANRLSWLGTHLVERIAGLHHYRNFRHFLRNGGLLPLVEQAGYHVQENRRFRLQKAHILLVHK; this is encoded by the coding sequence TCTGCGAAAATCAGCCCTTGCCATGGCTCCCATCGAGTCCGGCATGCGGATTCTGGACATCGCCTGCGGAACCGGCCTTCAGATGGCGGAGAGCGAATGCCAGGGATGCCATTCTTATGGGATCGATATGTCGCAGAGCATGCTGCGCCAGGCCGTACGAAAGCGCCACGCCGCATCCACGCTGTGGATCCGTGCAGATGCCACCCATAGCCCGTTTCCATCGGAAGCATTCGACCGCATCAGTATCGTCTATGCATTGCATGAAATGCCGATGGGAACACGTATTCGGGTGTTGAGAGAAGCGAAAAGAATGCTGCGGAAAAATGGGGTTTTTTTGCTGATCGATTATGACGCCCAGAAGGAAGTCTGGACAGGCGCAAATCGTCTTTCCTGGCTGGGAACACATTTGGTGGAGCGCATCGCCGGTTTGCACCATTACCGCAATTTCCGGCATTTCCTGCGAAATGGCGGTTTACTGCCGCTTGTGGAACAGGCTGGTTATCACGTACAGGAAAACCGGCGCTTCCGTCTTCAGAAGGCGCATATCCTGCTGGTTCATAAATAG